The genomic stretch ATTACTCGATACCTTATTGTCCTGCCATCTCCCAAATGATACCCCAAATTCTCCTCATAATCCCACCAACATCCCACCTCTCCTCCTCAAACACCAACCTGTTCCTCCTTTCCCATAAAACCCAGCAAGTAACAAGGAACAACACCCTCTCCTTCTCCCCCAACTCCCTCAAAGTCACCtccacccaatccctcaccaatACAACCCCTCGCCACACCCCCGTACCAATCCCCACTTCCTCCCAAATCTCGTGACCCCAACCACACCCGCGTATAGCATGAAGACAAGACTCGCGCTCACTATGACAGCGGGGGCACGCGACATCATCACCTCCCAGACGACGAGCAATGTTAACCTTTGTTGGAATCGCTTCATGACATAATTGCCACATAAAAACTTTAATCCGCGGTAGAACAGGTACCTTCCAAATCGCCTTCCATAACCAGCCTTCATTCGCAAAGTCGGACTGCTCAATCTCCGACGCCCCATCCTCAACTAGCAACCTATATCCCGTCTTCACAGAATATTCCCCATCACGTGTATGATCCCAAACCCAGCTGTCCACATCTCCCACGTTACCAATTCGAATACTTCTAATTCTCTCAGCTTCAAAAGGCAAAAACAGCTCACTAATCTTCACTTCATCCCACCTTTGCTCTCCATCTACAAACAATTCCGCGACCCTCATATCAATATTCGCATCAGCCCGTGGAGAAATAACACACCGTGATCTCGTCCCTGGCACCCACGGGTCCATCCATACCCGAACATCCATCCCCGACCCCACACGCCGCCGGATCCCAAGCCCCATAACCTCCTTAGCTCCAAAAATACTCCTCCACGTATAACTCGGATTAATTCCAATTTCAGCGTCCATAAACGAGGAAGTAGGAAAATACTTACCTTTCAACACCCTACCCATCAAACTTCCATCCCCACAAACTAACCTCCATGCTTGCTTAGCTAGTAAAGCCCTATTGAAACTCTCAAAGTCCCGAAATCCGAGCCCTCCCCTAGCCTTGGATCGACACAAAATTTTCCAAGCAACCCACGACATCTTCCTTTTTCCATTATCCGAACCCCACCAAAATTTCGACACCATAGACCGTAACTCATCACAAAAATTGGCCGGTAGTCTAAAAACACTCATTGCATAAGTAGGAATAGATTGGGCAACTGCCTTTATCAAAACCTCCCTACCTGCTCGGCTAAATAGCATACCTCGCCACCCTTGTAACTTATTACTCAGCTTATCGCGCACCACCCTAGTGAGAACCTGCTTCGAACTTCCTATCACCGTAGGCAAACCCAAATACCTATCATGCTCAGCAACAACACGCACTCCAAGAATGACTTCAACGGTAAATGCGTCTGCGCTCTTCAGTACCCTTACTAAAAGACACAGTTGTCTTCTCCTTGCTCACCAATTGACCCGAGGCCTTCTCATACATTTGTAGAATTCCCATCACACATTTAGCTTCTCTCACATTAGCTTTGACAAAAATAATACTATCGTCTGCAAAAAATAGATGCGAAACCACCGGTGCCTGGGGTGCCACCCGAATCCCATGGATACCCCCTCTCTCACATTCCCTCCGTAACAAGCTCGAAAGAACCTCAGCGCAaagaataaacaagtaaggcgAGATAGGATCACCTTGACGGAGCCCGCGTTCTGGCACCACCACACGCGACAGAACCCCATTAATCAACACACCATACGTAACAGTACAGACACAGCGCATCACATTATCAACCCAAGCAACATCAAAGCCCATGGCGACGGAGAACTAGTTTTAGAACTATAAGAAaatacaattagtcttgctgaagatgggtcggagcaagtgacggataatgccactcacaaaacggatagaggggcaaggtgggggcaccctcatgtgctttcctctctcctctatttggataATTTGTGAGGgcaaatggtatccgtcacttcaaagtgacggatacgtgccgtcacaaatgagattttgtgaagaaAATATACCCCTTGTCCTATATTTTACGAGGTACCATGATATATATCCGTGTTCGTATTTATATTCGTGTCGTTTCCGTGTCCGTATCTATCGGTTACGATGCTTACCTACCTCATCAGTCATCAATATAGCCAGATAGGTTAGTTAAATAACCACCACTCCATCTATAAAAACAAAGGGAGCCTCATTTTATCAGATATGTCATTGATCTAGATTAGTCTTCTCTCTCAATAACACTCTCTTAATTAGTTTAGATCTGAGTTTTCGATCTCTTAAGcgctcaagtttggtataaattTCTTCTccctctttttattattattgtgatttataatattGTTGTGTTTTAGCTagtttaatcattttaattaatcAAAGTTTGAATCTTTATTAGATTTATTATGTTTGTTGTTGCGATTTGAGTGATGGGTAGTATACTTTGTGCTAATCTAGCCTTGATCTGTGAATcgtcgattttctagggtttgtattGTTGTTTTTGGAATGATAAGCATGGATTGAATGTAGGCATTTGATTGATTCGGTTATCTAATTAGTGGGTAGTATACTTTGTGCTAATCTAGCCTTGATCTGTGAATcgtcgattttctagggtttgtattGTTGTTTTTGGAATGATAAGCATGGATTGAATGTAGGCATTTGATTGATTAGGTTATCTAATTAGTGGGTAGTATACTTTATGCTAATCTAGCCTTGATCTGTGAATcgtcgattttctagggtttgtattGTTGTTTTCGGAATGATAAGCATGGTTTGAATGTAGGCATTTGATTGATTCGGTTATCTAATTAGTGGGCAGTGTACTTTGTGCTAATCTAGCCTTGATCTGTGATTcgtcgattttctagggtttgtattGTTGTTTTCGGAACGATAAGCATGGTTTGAATGTAGGCATTTTGATTGATTCGGTTATCTAATTAGTGGGTAGTGTACTTTGTGTTAATCTAGCCATGATTTGTGAATCGaagattttctagggtttgtagtGTTGTTTTTGGAACGATAAGCATGGTTTGAATGTAGGTATTTGATTGATTCGGTTATCTAATTAGGGGTAGTATACTTTGTGTTAATCTAGCCATGATTTGTGAATCGTCTCTAGGGTTTGTATTGTTGTTTTTGGAACGAGAAGCATGTATTTGATTGATTTGATTATCTAATTAGTGGTGGTTTATTTGGGTTGATTTAATTATCTAATTTACTAGTTGGGTCTATTCATGGGAGTTTATCCGGGTTGACTTTAGACGTCTTGGTCATGGTTGTGTGCTAGTTATCGTAATTTCTTTGTGTGTGATTGAGACTTAACTTCTTACTTAATGTTCTTACTTGACTTGTTTATCCATGAGAATGAGAGTTGGGAGTCGAGCTAAGTGGGAAGAAATCGTGTTATCCGAGACTCGAGAGGGTGCATTTGTAGTGTCTCATCTAATTATAATTACAGTAGTTGAGTCATGATTGTTTGTAGTTGCTTAATCAACCTTGTTGATAACAATAATCACtacgtcccaatcatttgtttaccttttgattaaaatactcctcacaaaaaaaaggtaaacaaatgattaggacggagggagtattaactATTAAGGTCTTCGGGAAATCAGAAATAGGGTACTATATGCAGTCATATGGTATGTTATTGTCAGATTAGAAAATAAGTTTTCCTCTAAACCaaaataatttttatttaaaattttctgattattaatttgaaaaaaaGGTCCAGATAGTGTTACATATATTATACATGTTTAGTCACTAAGGTTTGTAAAACTGGATAATGTAGTGAGGTTTCTTTTCAAACGATATGGAGATTGGATGGACAAGATTGCTGATATTGAAGGATTCTACCTCTTTGTAATTGGATAGTTTTATGTGGTGTAGAGGAGTTTGGTGTCGGGATGAAATCACACTCCTCTATACCTCATAAAACTACCCTGTTATAAAGCCTGCCTTAATTTCCTGAAAATTCCGCCAATTGCCGAGCTTAAGAACACAACTGATTGAGATGGTGGAGACACTGCTCCTTGATGATGGAGTTTAACGGATCATTTTAGGCCGGAATGGCACGACTGCCATGGATGGACTTATCAAGCTTTGTAAGGAAATGATGAATGGGTATGTTCAATCAACCTAATTTTTCTGATTATTGTATAGTTGTATAAGAATAAAAAAGTTGGGTAACACATCTCGTTTCATTCACGCAGGGTTCACTATACCTGCTGGGGTTAATAATAACACGTGGGAAGCCCTCACAGTTCCTTGCAAAGAAAGCAGCTTTCATTGTATTTTTACTGGCGGATGCATATGGCATATGTACTTCTGTGCTGGTGCTCTTCTGCTTTATCTGGCCTGTTGTTTCTGAACCCGACATGGCTTGACTATTGGTCGATTGAAATGTCCTTATATGGCACCTTGTTAGCCTTTATGACCGAAATTTATATAGAAGACATTTCCTTGTGGTCAGCCATAGTTATATATGTCATGTGTTCAATCATTAGAATCTCAGCAAATCGGATCATTCTCGTAATGTGATCGCCAAGTTAGTTCCTGCTAGAAATAGAGAAAAGCAAGATTCATCACGGTTGCTTGAAGAGGTGAGAAATATTAGTCCATACAACTTGTAGTTGAATTGAAGAGTTTGTTATGACCTTACAACAACTTGATTGGACTTGTAACAAACTTCTTGAACACCCTTGCAGATTCTGTTATGCTGATGCGGATGATCGTCTGCTCATTAGCTGTTATTGCATTCAGAGGCAGAGCGACATATTCTCAACTTAATTCTCTCCGACTCTCTCCCCCTTATATTATAATGTCGAACAAATCCAATAATACCAATACAAGATCCATGTTAATTATACACTTCCGCTGCCAAAAATCCTATAATACCAATACAAGATCCATGTTAATTATACACTTCCACTGCCAAAATTCCAACACTCTCTGAATTATCAGACTACCACCACGTCCTTAAATTTGAACATCTGGCATCTTTTATGTCCTTACTTGATTGCATCAAGGATGTCACTCTGCACAGCTTAGCAAGGCCAAGCATAAGTCACGTCAATCTTCGAGCAGCAAAAGTGCAACTTGGGACTGTTATGGTAGGATACAAGACTACTCTTCTGAAAATCTCCCTCTGCAACTTTGGATTGTAATGTTGGATATCTCTACCAAAATGATAGCTTTAGACGCACCGGTATGTCTATATTCTGGTAGCATTACTTTTGTTCCTTTCATTGCTTTCTCAGTTTCAAGTCATTCcgttcaattgtttacctttgttttTCTGGAAGTCTGTGTTGTGTTGGATGATCAAATGTCCTTAATTTTTCTCAATTCAACCCGGAACAACTACTCTGTACTAAGCCTTTTCAATTTATTAACCCGAACTGCAGATGTCAGCTAATACAGCCCGGGTAAAGTCTTCAAAGAAAAGATCTCCCAATGGTCAAATCATGTCAACATACGTGGCTTTCTTTATACCAAAGTCTAAAGTAACAAGATCTAAAAGTACCTATATATGTATTCGAAGGGAGGCTCATTTAGCATGCATAACAGGTACTCCCTCCATCCCGATCGCTTATTTACGTTATATATTTTCTACTaggagtattttaattaaagataaaaaaaaatgatTGAGACAATCAAAGTATTATACTCCGTAGTACTCATATTATTTAGTATCGTAGTGGAGACAATGTCACGAACCCAATGATGACAATACTCCGTAATATTAGCAGTTTATAAACCAAAAGGAAAGCATAAGTCGGGAATTAGTAGCTGTAGTTGAAGACTAGAAAGTATATGAGTGATGCTTTCAAAAGTCAAAGTCTTTCAAAACATGAAGTTAGCTGAAGAAAGAACATATGATAATTCAGGGCCATCATTTGAATGTGAAAGGCTCGGTTCAGAATAACAATTTGGGGAACCAAATAGTAGGAAAATTAATTTTAGCAGTATTGTGTTTTCACCTCTTAAGTTCCGTTATTACTTATTTGGCCATATTTTTGGTCCCTTAAGTATTGGACCCATTTCTTACAACCTTTTGAACTTGTTAATCAACGACCTTAGGATATGAGAGGACGGATCCGACATTGAAGTGGCTAAGAAGGGAGATGATAACTTCTTGAAGGAAGCTATATTATTGGTTCAACCATGTGAGTATTTCTTGATTCGATCCCCCATGAGCGCAGACAAAGAGTCTGGAGAAAACATACTCCACCTAGCCGCATGGCACGATCAAGTCGAGTTTTTCAAGGAATCTGCAGATGTACTACCCGCTGATATCCAAAAACACCTGCTCTCCCAGACGATGACTACAGTTGGATACCGCTTCAGGCCGCTGCTTTGAGTTACATGAGTCACAGCATTGTCAAGCTTAATTAATAAACAAATGTACACGTCATATGATGATGATATTGTTGACGATGCTATAGTGAAGCCTTAGTTAGTGCTGACTGAGAAGAATATGACGCTGTTGCACCTGTCTTTGGGAAAAGGCGAAAAATGAGCAATGTGCGATGGAGTTACTGTTAATGGATTCCGAGTTTGTGAGCTGCACATTATTGATCAAAGGGTGTGTCGCGAACTAAATGACACATGCCATATGCATCCGCTAGTAAATGTACTATGGATGATGCTTTCTTTGCAAGAACTGCTTCTCCATTGTTGTTGTTAAGGCCACCAGGAAGAGTAAAATCCCGCTGCAAATGTAATTGTTGCTAAAAGCGCAGCAACAACTGAGAGAGTGTTTCTTATTTGATCCAAATTGGTCCCTGGTTGAATATAGGATGTTTTTAAGTTATGGGTTCACTTTGATTAGCTTGCACATTTTGTCATGCAAGAAGTAGGCTACTTCTTGATTGTTGAATTTGGAGCTACTTCTTGCAGGACAAAATGTGCAAGGTAATCAAAGTGAACCAATACCTTAAAACATTCTATATTCAACCGGGGACCAATTTGGATCAAATAAGAAACACACGCTCAGTCGTTGCTGCGCTTTTAGCAACAATTACATTCGCAGCGGGATTTTAGTCTTCCTGGTGGCCTTAACAACAACAATGGAGAAGCCGTTCTTGCAAAGAAAGCACCATCCATAGTACATTTACTGGCGGATGCATATGGCATGTGTCATTTTGTTCACGAGACACCCTTTGTAGGTCTTGGCAGTTATCAACAAACGCAAGAACAAGCTTATTTGAAACGAAAGACGGTTGTGGTGTAAAGAATTATCACTGCCATAAAGTCGTATTTGTTCCGTGCACTACTTACAGTCTCACAGCACCTATGTTCTTGAAGGAACCCAGCTGCCCATCCTAGAAATGGATTAAGATGGTGTTTTAATCATCAGACTATCACCATATCCATATCTCTGCTGCTTGTCATGGTGTTGATCCTTGTAATAGTGGTTCTCCTTATTAGAATTACCTATACCCTTGTGGAAATCCCTTCTGTAACTTTGAATCGTAGTGTTGATTATCTAAATACAAAGTTGATGGCTTTGAACACACTGGTGTGCTTTTTTTTTGGCAGCATTCGTTCTGTTTGTTTCGTTGTATACTCGGTTAAGTCCTTTCGTCGCTACAGTTACTCTGTTTTCAATGCAACTAACAGTTTCAGCTATAAGCATTAAAACAGACAAAGCTGAACCAGTATATATACATTTAAACTGAAATACTGGCCGTCTTTAGTTAAACCAGTATATACAGTGTCAGATCTGCATCTGCGCAAACAGTCGCTACTAACATTTATGGGATGTCAGCTGAACCAGTATATATACATTTAAACTGAAATACTGGCAGTCTTTAGTTAAGCTGAACCCGGTACTAAGCATTTCCAATTTGTTAACTTAAAGTGCAGATGTCAGCTAATACAGCCGGGTAATAAAGTCTTAAAAGAAAAGATCTCCCAATGATCGAGTCATGTCAACATATGTGGCTTTCTTTGTACCAAAATCGATAGTAACAAGATCGCAAAAAAGGTATTACCTCCATCCCGATTGCTTATTTAACCTTCTATATTTTTTTGACgagttttttaattaaaaataaaacaattgATTGAAACAAACGAAGCAGTATACTCTATAGTACTTGTATTATTTAGTATCGTAGTGGAGACAATGTCGTGAGCACAATACTCCGTAATTTTCGCAGCAGTTGATAAAGCATAAAGCATAAAGCAAAAGGTAGAGATATACGTCAAGAATTAGTAGTTGTTAGTGGAAGACTTGGATTGGAAGTATACGAGGATACTTTTAAAAAGCAAAGTCTTTTTAAACATGAATTTAGCTCAAATAGGATAATTCAGGATCGTCATTTAAATTTGAAAGACTCGGTTCTGAATAAAAATTTGGTAATCAATGGATCCGGCGTTGAAGGGAGCGGCTAAGAAGGGAGATATAAACTTTTTGAAGGAAGCAGTATTGGTTAAACCAAAAGAGTATTTGTTGAGTCGAGCTCCGATGAGTGCAGACAAAGAGCTGGGAGGA from Silene latifolia isolate original U9 population chromosome 5, ASM4854445v1, whole genome shotgun sequence encodes the following:
- the LOC141657962 gene encoding uncharacterized protein LOC141657962; its protein translation is MGFDVAWVDNVMRCVCTVTYGVLINGVLSRVVVPERGLRQGDPISPYLFILCAEVLSSLLRRECERGGIHGIRVAPQAPVVSHLFFADDSIIFVKANVREAKCVMGILQMYEKASGQLVSKEKTTVSFSKGSSKQVLTRVVRDKLSNKLQGWRGMLFSRAGREVLIKAVAQSIPTYAMSVFRLPANFCDELRSMVSKFWWGSDNGKRKMSWVAWKILCRSKARGGLGFRDFESFNRALLAKQAWRLVCGDGSLMGRVLKGKYFPTSSFMDAEIGINPSYTWRSIFGAKEVMGLGIRRRVGSGMDVRVWMDPWVPGTRSRCVISPRADANIDMRVAELFVDGEQRWDEVKISELFLPFEAERIRSIRIGNVGDVDSWVWDHTRDGEYSVKTGYRLLVEDGASEIEQSDFANEGWLWKAIWKVPVLPRIKVFMWQLCHEAIPTKVNIARRLGGDDVACPRCHSERESCLHAIRGCGWGHEIWEEVGIGTGVWRGVVLVRDWVEVTLRELGEKERVLFLVTCWVLWERRNRLVFEEERWDVGGIMRRIWGVVEGVGVGLGAVSRNSAGEVEWAVVVQRGSGCAVDLACGRFFGASVKLSGCSQERSGRSEVFAVYEEIRQLSLNFESFVVKYISRKFNNLAHMLAHAMPWVHGSRFWTSDLPAEFGIVALSDARNII